Proteins encoded within one genomic window of Bacteroidota bacterium:
- the arfB gene encoding aminoacyl-tRNA hydrolase yields the protein MNIRELNLVCEATMKATRSGGAGGQHVNKVSSRMELYFDVRNSKLLSEEQKNILLEKLASRLTEEGILRLTEDGSRSQFENKENLIGKFYSLLENALKPVKKRKKTKLPKSVKEKRLQSKKKKSEKKKLRRNKFD from the coding sequence ATGAACATCCGCGAATTGAATCTGGTCTGCGAAGCAACAATGAAAGCAACGCGTTCGGGCGGTGCAGGCGGACAGCATGTGAATAAAGTTTCTTCGCGCATGGAACTTTATTTTGATGTGCGGAATTCGAAACTGCTTTCTGAAGAACAGAAAAATATTCTACTGGAAAAACTTGCTTCGAGATTGACGGAGGAAGGAATACTGCGTCTCACCGAAGATGGTTCCCGTTCGCAATTTGAGAATAAAGAAAATCTCATTGGTAAATTTTATTCATTACTTGAAAATGCGCTGAAACCGGTGAAGAAGAGGAAGAAGACAAAGCTCCCGAAAAGTGTGAAGGAAAAAAGATTACAATCGAAAAAGAAAAAATCGGAGAAGAAAAAACTGCGCCGGAATAAATTCGATTAA
- a CDS encoding low molecular weight phosphotyrosine protein phosphatase: MKKILMVCMGNICRSPIAEGILRHKLHTSGIKNILVDSAGTYSGHKGEHPDARAIANARSHDIDISRLVARPFHKKDLDEFDHIFVMDATNFREVTSHAEKEEQRAKVEFLLNIKWPGKNIAVPDPYYGGEDGFEKVFQLVSQACDVLVENFKNEK, encoded by the coding sequence ATGAAGAAAATCCTGATGGTTTGTATGGGAAACATCTGCAGATCCCCAATTGCGGAAGGTATCCTGCGGCATAAACTTCATACATCCGGAATAAAAAACATCCTCGTTGATTCTGCAGGAACTTATTCGGGGCACAAAGGTGAACATCCTGATGCGCGCGCGATCGCAAATGCACGCAGTCACGACATTGATATTTCCCGGCTTGTTGCGCGCCCGTTTCATAAAAAAGATCTCGATGAATTCGATCACATTTTCGTGATGGACGCAACGAATTTCCGTGAGGTGACGAGCCATGCTGAAAAAGAAGAACAGCGTGCGAAAGTGGAATTTCTTCTGAATATTAAATGGCCGGGAAAAAATATCGCCGTGCCCGATCCGTATTACGGAGGTGAGGATGGATTTGAAAAAGTTTTTCAGTTGGTTTCGCAGGCGTGTGATGTGCTGGTGGAAAATTTTAAAAATGAAAAATAA
- a CDS encoding DMT family transporter produces MYWLLLSIFTNSALLLILKSFTKFRIDTLQGIVVNYFTAGFIGILIGRIPLSAGEIAHQPWAWMPLALGSLFISIFLLLARTAQTMGVSVATVANKMSVAIPVVAAILLYGEAVTFKKITGLALALTAVYLTSLSKEKSGSGNLKRLWMPALVFAGSGIIDALINHSQKMVSEVYNSFFISLCFLTAGIFGILIVGYKVAMKKTKIDYRNIIAGIILGIPNYFSIYGITHALNSHIMESSVLYPVNNMGIVALSAMGALLLFHEKLSLINWAGLILSLCSIALIAF; encoded by the coding sequence ATGTACTGGCTACTGCTCAGTATTTTTACGAACTCGGCATTATTGCTCATCCTGAAATCATTCACAAAATTCAGGATCGATACGCTGCAGGGCATCGTGGTGAATTATTTCACTGCGGGATTTATAGGCATTCTCATTGGGAGAATTCCACTTTCTGCAGGGGAGATCGCGCACCAGCCCTGGGCGTGGATGCCGCTTGCCCTTGGTTCATTGTTCATTTCTATTTTTCTTCTCCTCGCGAGAACTGCGCAAACGATGGGCGTTTCAGTTGCCACTGTTGCAAATAAAATGTCAGTGGCCATTCCTGTTGTTGCAGCTATTCTTCTCTATGGAGAAGCGGTTACGTTCAAAAAGATCACCGGCCTTGCGCTCGCGCTTACCGCTGTTTATCTCACTTCCTTGTCGAAGGAAAAAAGCGGCAGTGGAAATTTAAAACGATTATGGATGCCGGCTCTTGTTTTTGCCGGAAGCGGTATCATCGATGCGCTCATCAATCATTCGCAGAAAATGGTTTCAGAAGTTTACAATTCTTTTTTCATTTCACTTTGTTTTCTTACCGCCGGTATTTTCGGAATTCTCATTGTCGGTTACAAAGTAGCCATGAAAAAAACGAAGATTGATTATCGGAATATCATCGCAGGGATCATTCTCGGAATTCCGAATTATTTTTCCATTTACGGGATCACACACGCGCTCAACAGCCACATCATGGAAAGTTCGGTGCTTTACCCGGTGAATAATATGGGCATCGTGGCACTTTCTGCTATGGGCGCGTTGCTGTTGTTCCATGAAAAATTATCGCTCATCAATTGGGCAGGGCTTATTTTATCGCTCTGTTCCATTGCACTTATCGCTTTCTGA
- the miaA gene encoding tRNA (adenosine(37)-N6)-dimethylallyltransferase MiaA yields the protein MSKNLLVLITGPTGVGKSEIALKLALHFKTKIISADSRQFYREIPIGTAQPSAEELKLVPHFFIGDRSIREPLDAGAYAMEARALVQEEFRENNILILCGGSGLYIDALVNGFDELPVVPDEIRFEVRKKFEESGLESLRDELQQLDPEHYAQMDTRNHVRLMRAIEICRASGKKYSELRKGGKQENDFRVLLCCIDLPREELYARINTRVDVMMKNGLEEEAKKVLPFKNIPTLSTVGYKELFDFFEGKTTKEKAVELIQQHSRNYAKRQLTWWRNFPGVIWFSANDISLIKELIMNNA from the coding sequence ATGAGCAAAAATTTATTGGTGCTGATCACAGGCCCGACCGGTGTCGGTAAGTCTGAAATTGCTTTAAAACTCGCTCTTCATTTTAAAACAAAAATAATTTCTGCCGATTCGCGGCAATTCTATCGTGAAATTCCCATTGGGACAGCGCAACCTTCTGCTGAAGAATTAAAACTTGTTCCGCATTTTTTCATTGGAGATCGAAGCATTCGCGAACCGCTTGATGCAGGCGCGTATGCGATGGAAGCGCGCGCACTCGTGCAGGAAGAATTCAGGGAAAATAATATTCTTATCCTCTGTGGCGGCAGCGGACTTTACATTGATGCGCTTGTGAATGGATTTGATGAACTGCCTGTCGTCCCGGATGAAATACGTTTTGAAGTGAGAAAAAAATTCGAGGAGTCGGGTTTGGAATCGCTCCGGGATGAATTGCAGCAACTCGACCCGGAACATTACGCGCAGATGGATACGCGCAATCACGTGCGCCTGATGCGTGCGATTGAAATCTGTCGCGCTTCAGGGAAAAAATATTCGGAGTTGCGTAAGGGAGGAAAACAGGAAAATGATTTCCGGGTATTACTTTGCTGCATCGATCTGCCGAGGGAAGAATTGTATGCGCGCATAAACACACGCGTGGACGTGATGATGAAGAATGGTTTGGAGGAAGAAGCGAAAAAAGTTTTGCCATTTAAAAATATTCCGACTTTATCAACAGTCGGCTACAAAGAACTTTTCGATTTCTTCGAAGGAAAAACAACAAAAGAAAAAGCGGTTGAACTCATCCAACAACATTCAAGGAATTATGCGAAGCGGCAATTAACGTGGTGGCGGAATTTTCCTGGTGTGATTTGGTTCTCTGCGAATGATATTTCCTTAATAAAAGAATTAATAATGAATAATGCATAA
- a CDS encoding acyl-CoA thioesterase, whose translation MFISETTIRVRYGETDRMGYSYYGNYAEYYEVGRVEALRALGWNYKDMEDGGILLPVYTFSIKYFRPAFYDDLLSLKTSVVELPSTRLRFEYEMYNSKGEKINEGETTLVFIDAKTKKPRNAPQEFINAISKYF comes from the coding sequence ATGTTTATATCAGAGACAACTATTCGTGTGCGTTATGGCGAGACCGACCGTATGGGTTATTCCTATTATGGAAATTATGCGGAATACTATGAAGTTGGCCGCGTAGAGGCGTTGCGCGCATTGGGATGGAATTATAAAGACATGGAAGACGGGGGAATTCTCCTGCCGGTTTACACGTTCAGCATAAAATATTTCCGCCCTGCTTTTTATGATGATCTGCTCTCTTTGAAAACATCGGTTGTGGAATTGCCATCAACGCGATTGCGTTTTGAATATGAAATGTATAATTCAAAAGGAGAAAAGATCAACGAAGGAGAAACTACATTGGTGTTCATTGACGCGAAAACGAAAAAACCAAGGAACGCGCCGCAGGAATTCATTAATGCAATCAGCAAATATTTTTAA
- a CDS encoding SAM-dependent methyltransferase: MKPGKLFLIPVTLGEESKPTHVLSAETLNIIHGLNEFIVENERSARQFLKQSGTPVAMQQLVLHPIGKHVKENDRITYLSSLLAGKNIGLLSEAGCPGVADPGAEIVKLAHEKKIPVVPLVGPSSLLMALMASGLNGQHFQFHGYLPIDKNERARFLKNIEKNIRQFHATHLFIETPFRNQQLFEDILRIADASLRLCIACDITLAGEYIRTMRISEWKKFPAPDLHKRPAVFLLGE; this comes from the coding sequence ATGAAACCCGGAAAACTTTTTCTCATACCGGTTACGCTCGGCGAAGAAAGCAAACCGACTCATGTTCTTTCTGCTGAAACGCTGAATATCATTCACGGGTTGAATGAATTCATCGTGGAGAATGAAAGATCGGCGCGTCAATTCCTGAAACAAAGTGGAACTCCGGTTGCAATGCAGCAACTTGTTCTTCACCCGATAGGAAAACATGTGAAAGAAAATGATAGGATTACTTACCTGTCATCACTTCTCGCCGGAAAAAATATCGGTTTGCTTTCCGAAGCAGGTTGTCCCGGGGTTGCTGATCCCGGCGCTGAGATCGTGAAACTTGCTCACGAGAAAAAAATTCCTGTTGTTCCGCTTGTCGGGCCTTCTTCGCTGCTGATGGCGCTCATGGCTTCCGGTTTGAACGGGCAACATTTCCAGTTTCACGGTTATCTTCCCATTGACAAAAATGAACGTGCCCGTTTCCTGAAAAATATTGAAAAAAATATCCGTCAATTTCACGCTACACATTTATTCATTGAAACTCCTTTTCGCAACCAGCAACTATTCGAAGATATTCTGAGGATTGCTGATGCATCCCTGCGCCTGTGCATTGCGTGCGACATCACGCTCGCAGGCGAGTACATACGTACGATGAGAATTTCGGAATGGAAGAAATTTCCTGCGCCTGATCTGCACAAACGGCCGGCTGTTTTTTTGCTGGGGGAATAA
- the dnaA gene encoding chromosomal replication initiator protein DnaA translates to MEKTHEKVWSSCLNIIRDNVSSQSFKTWFEPIKPLKLSASVLTIQVPSQFFYEWLEEHYITLLKKTIKKELGIEGKLEYSIIMENAFNNTKPYTVKIPTSNRREVKNPSVAMPIDLNKNTIRNPFIIPGLKKVNVESQLNPNYSFENFVEGDCNRLARSAGWAVADKPGGTAFNPLLIYGGVGLGKTHLAHAIGLQIKYKHPGKTVLYVSSEKFTHQFIDAVKNNNQNDFIHFYQMIDVLIIDDVQFFAGKDKTQDVFFHIFNHLHQTGKQLVLTADKAPVEMQGMEQRLLSRFKWGLSADLQIPGLETRIAILEKKLYIDGIELPREVIEYLAYSITTNIRELEGAYISLLAQASLNKKAITLELAKQMIDKFVKNTAREVSIDYIQKVVCDYFDLPIELLKSKTRKREVVQARQIAMYFAKSMTKSSLATIGMHCGGKDHATVLHACRTVNNLMDTDKRFRAYIEELEKKLSIQ, encoded by the coding sequence ATGGAGAAAACACACGAAAAGGTCTGGTCAAGTTGTCTCAACATAATCCGGGACAATGTTAGTTCACAAAGTTTCAAAACATGGTTCGAACCGATAAAGCCGCTCAAACTTTCGGCGAGTGTTCTTACCATTCAGGTTCCGAGCCAGTTCTTTTATGAATGGCTGGAGGAACATTACATCACGCTATTGAAGAAAACCATTAAGAAGGAACTCGGCATCGAAGGAAAGCTCGAGTATTCCATCATTATGGAGAATGCATTCAACAATACAAAACCGTACACGGTAAAAATTCCTACTTCCAATCGCCGTGAAGTGAAAAATCCTTCGGTGGCTATGCCCATCGATCTCAACAAGAATACGATCAGAAATCCATTCATCATTCCCGGCCTCAAGAAAGTGAATGTTGAATCGCAACTCAATCCGAATTATTCATTCGAGAATTTTGTAGAAGGAGATTGCAACCGGCTTGCACGTTCTGCAGGATGGGCTGTTGCAGACAAACCCGGCGGAACCGCTTTCAATCCACTCCTTATATATGGCGGAGTTGGTTTGGGAAAAACACATCTCGCACACGCGATAGGATTACAGATCAAATACAAGCATCCCGGAAAAACTGTATTGTATGTTTCTTCGGAAAAATTCACGCACCAGTTCATTGATGCAGTGAAGAACAATAACCAGAACGACTTCATTCATTTTTACCAGATGATAGACGTGCTCATCATTGACGATGTGCAGTTCTTCGCCGGTAAAGACAAAACACAGGATGTGTTCTTCCATATTTTCAATCACCTTCATCAGACCGGGAAACAATTGGTGCTCACTGCCGATAAAGCGCCGGTAGAAATGCAGGGAATGGAACAACGCCTGCTTTCCCGTTTCAAATGGGGACTCTCTGCCGATCTGCAGATACCCGGACTTGAAACACGCATTGCTATTCTTGAGAAAAAACTTTACATCGACGGAATTGAACTTCCGCGCGAAGTGATCGAATATCTTGCTTACAGCATTACCACCAATATCCGCGAACTCGAAGGTGCTTACATCTCCCTGCTTGCACAGGCGTCGCTCAATAAAAAAGCGATCACGCTTGAACTTGCAAAACAGATGATCGACAAATTCGTGAAGAATACTGCGCGCGAAGTTTCTATCGATTACATTCAGAAAGTGGTTTGCGATTACTTCGATCTTCCTATTGAACTGCTCAAATCCAAAACACGCAAGCGCGAAGTGGTACAGGCAAGACAGATTGCAATGTATTTCGCGAAGAGCATGACCAAATCTTCACTTGCTACTATTGGAATGCACTGCGGAGGAAAAGATCACGCTACTGTTCTTCATGCATGCCGCACAGTGAACAATCTCATGGATACCGATAAACGTTTCCGCGCCTACATCGAAGAACTCGAAAAGAAACTGAGCATCCAGTAA
- a CDS encoding 5'-nucleotidase C-terminal domain-containing protein, with protein sequence MNFVIRTIIIFAPELFVTYIPEIKKSVFSLVKMRGGKKIIFVVLSGILLAGACHHPAQVTGVNVEYVEMNGKSDVHDTATENIIGPYKKSLDQEMNAVICYSDTAMNKERGGLESLLGNFTADVVLGKTNERYTLDDPSKYYDAQICLLNTGGLRNSLPKGNITKGNIFELMPFDNEIVVVTISGKNMWELLRYIAATGGQPVSGIKMGLRNDKTPGKVLIDGIPLDTTKTYKVATSDYLANGGDKMTFLMNPVKLETTGYKIRDALLDYCYDQQRMGKHLHPQLDGRIYYE encoded by the coding sequence GTGAATTTCGTAATTCGTACAATAATTATATTTGCGCCCGAATTATTCGTAACTTACATTCCCGAAATAAAAAAATCGGTTTTTTCATTGGTAAAAATGCGCGGCGGTAAAAAAATAATCTTTGTTGTTCTTTCCGGAATTCTCCTTGCGGGCGCGTGCCATCACCCCGCGCAGGTAACTGGCGTGAACGTGGAGTATGTGGAGATGAATGGCAAAAGTGATGTTCACGATACTGCCACAGAAAACATCATTGGCCCTTACAAAAAATCGCTCGACCAGGAAATGAATGCGGTGATCTGTTATTCAGACACGGCGATGAATAAGGAACGCGGCGGACTCGAATCTTTACTGGGAAATTTCACAGCGGATGTTGTACTCGGTAAAACGAACGAACGCTATACGCTCGATGATCCTTCAAAATATTATGATGCGCAGATCTGTTTGCTGAATACCGGCGGCCTTCGCAATTCATTACCGAAAGGAAATATCACGAAAGGAAATATTTTCGAACTCATGCCGTTCGACAATGAGATCGTGGTGGTAACTATTAGCGGAAAAAATATGTGGGAACTTCTCCGCTACATTGCAGCAACAGGAGGACAACCTGTTTCGGGAATAAAAATGGGACTACGGAATGATAAAACGCCGGGAAAAGTTCTGATCGATGGAATTCCACTCGACACGACAAAAACTTATAAAGTGGCGACGTCGGATTATCTTGCGAATGGAGGAGATAAAATGACTTTCCTTATGAATCCTGTGAAATTGGAAACGACTGGCTACAAAATACGCGATGCACTGCTCGACTATTGTTATGATCAGCAGCGAATGGGAAAACACCTGCATCCGCAACTCGACGGGAGGATCTATTATGAATAA
- a CDS encoding YigZ family protein, whose protein sequence is MMFDDNYKTIASTAEGIFKDRGSKFLAYAFPAANEQEVKEQLASLRKEHHSARHHCYAFRLGADKQFFRANDDGEPSGTGGKPILGQIQSHGLTNVLIVVVRYFGGTLLGVSGLIHAYRSAAADALAKASIMEKQIMEIYELHFPYATMNDVMKILKDEELRQWEQDFQLECKLKFAVRKRDADKIVAELRNMEGVQISYHSTS, encoded by the coding sequence ATAATGTTCGACGACAATTACAAAACGATCGCATCAACAGCCGAAGGAATTTTCAAAGACCGCGGAAGTAAGTTTCTTGCTTATGCTTTCCCTGCGGCAAACGAACAGGAAGTAAAAGAGCAACTCGCTTCATTGAGAAAAGAACATCACAGTGCGCGTCATCATTGTTATGCATTCCGCCTTGGCGCCGACAAACAATTTTTTCGTGCGAATGATGATGGCGAACCATCGGGCACTGGAGGAAAACCAATTCTCGGGCAGATCCAGTCGCATGGCCTGACGAATGTGCTCATTGTGGTGGTGCGTTATTTCGGCGGAACACTGCTTGGTGTGAGCGGGCTCATCCATGCTTATCGTTCGGCGGCGGCTGATGCATTGGCGAAAGCATCGATCATGGAAAAACAGATCATGGAAATTTATGAACTTCATTTTCCCTATGCTACAATGAATGATGTGATGAAAATTCTAAAAGATGAAGAACTCCGCCAATGGGAACAGGATTTTCAGCTGGAATGTAAACTGAAATTTGCAGTGAGAAAGAGGGATGCCGATAAAATTGTTGCGGAATTACGGAATATGGAAGGCGTTCAGATCAGTTACCACTCGACCAGTTAG
- a CDS encoding metallophosphatase codes for MNNSRRDFIRMMASAGSLLGLGMLTSSFRKDEEQDDKHVRIVILHTNDVHSHIDPFPDNDPKYPGLGGVERRATLINEIRAQEPNIILIDAGDIFQGTPYFNMYGGEVEMKLMTKMGYEASAIGNHDFDGGLDNLAKQLEHASFPLLCANYDFTGTPMEGKTQDYKIFEREGVKVGVFGLGIELAGLVDSRLYGKTIYLDPIVKSAEMVKTLKDDKKCDIVICLSHLGYKYENDKVSDVKLAKESRDIDVIIGGHTHTFLDKPVVITNRKGKEVHVAQVGWAGIRLGKIIITTNKKSRKKSLESASVLITEKSSV; via the coding sequence ATGAATAACAGCAGGAGAGATTTCATTCGCATGATGGCGAGCGCCGGTTCTTTACTTGGACTCGGCATGCTCACTTCTTCTTTCAGGAAAGATGAAGAGCAGGATGATAAGCACGTGCGCATTGTCATTCTTCATACCAATGATGTTCACTCGCACATCGATCCTTTTCCCGATAATGATCCGAAGTATCCGGGACTTGGCGGAGTGGAGCGCAGAGCAACACTCATCAATGAGATACGTGCGCAGGAACCGAACATCATTCTTATTGACGCCGGCGATATTTTCCAGGGCACACCTTATTTCAATATGTACGGAGGAGAAGTGGAAATGAAACTGATGACAAAGATGGGTTACGAAGCTTCTGCGATTGGCAATCATGATTTCGATGGTGGGCTCGATAATCTTGCGAAACAACTCGAACATGCATCATTCCCGCTCCTGTGTGCCAATTATGATTTCACAGGTACACCCATGGAAGGAAAAACGCAGGACTATAAAATTTTCGAACGTGAAGGAGTGAAGGTCGGTGTGTTCGGACTTGGAATAGAACTCGCCGGGCTTGTGGACAGCCGTCTTTATGGAAAAACAATTTATCTCGACCCTATTGTGAAATCGGCAGAGATGGTGAAGACACTGAAAGACGACAAGAAGTGTGATATTGTAATTTGTTTGTCACATTTAGGATACAAATACGAGAATGATAAGGTGAGTGATGTGAAACTTGCGAAGGAATCGCGCGACATTGATGTCATCATTGGCGGTCACACCCATACTTTCCTCGACAAACCCGTTGTAATCACCAACCGGAAAGGAAAAGAGGTTCATGTTGCGCAGGTTGGATGGGCCGGAATCAGGTTAGGAAAAATAATTATCACCACCAATAAAAAATCAAGAAAAAAATCGCTGGAGAGCGCATCTGTTTTAATTACTGAAAAGTCAAGTGTCTGA
- the ribD gene encoding bifunctional diaminohydroxyphosphoribosylaminopyrimidine deaminase/5-amino-6-(5-phosphoribosylamino)uracil reductase RibD, giving the protein MRQCFFLAEKGAGNTAPNPLVGCVIVHNGNIIGQGYHRFFGGPHAEVDAITHTGDARLLNESTLYVNLEPCSHHGKTPPCADLIIEKKIPYVVIGCLDPNPLVKGKGIQKLIAAGIDVKVGLLEAEAKFLNRRFFTWVEKKRPHIILKWAQSADGFIDHDREENNNERAIISSPEAHLLVHQWRSEEAAILVGTNTVLTDDPQLTVRLADATGTLMQKKNPVRLTFDRRGRIPMHARILDGTSPTVVFHSGAHYQAAHAEYVPVDFGNDPITQVMNFLYNRELQSVLVEGGAALLNKFLEKNLWDEARVFVSKKNIGKGVKAPAFNKTPVKEEMAGPDKLYFYQNK; this is encoded by the coding sequence ATGCGGCAATGTTTTTTTCTCGCGGAAAAGGGCGCAGGAAATACAGCGCCGAATCCGCTCGTGGGATGTGTGATCGTACACAATGGGAATATCATCGGGCAGGGCTATCATCGTTTTTTCGGCGGGCCTCACGCAGAGGTGGACGCCATTACGCATACGGGTGATGCGCGTTTACTGAACGAATCTACTTTGTATGTGAATCTCGAACCCTGTTCTCATCACGGAAAAACTCCTCCGTGCGCTGATCTCATCATTGAAAAAAAAATTCCTTACGTCGTTATCGGTTGCCTCGATCCGAATCCATTGGTGAAAGGAAAAGGAATTCAGAAACTCATTGCAGCGGGGATCGATGTGAAAGTGGGATTGCTCGAAGCAGAAGCAAAATTTTTGAATCGCAGATTTTTCACCTGGGTGGAAAAGAAAAGGCCGCACATCATTCTCAAATGGGCGCAGTCGGCCGACGGATTCATCGATCATGACCGCGAAGAAAATAATAACGAACGGGCCATTATCAGTTCGCCCGAAGCGCATTTGCTCGTTCACCAATGGAGATCGGAAGAAGCTGCTATACTCGTAGGTACGAATACAGTGCTTACTGATGATCCTCAACTCACCGTGCGCCTCGCAGATGCAACGGGTACATTAATGCAGAAAAAAAATCCGGTGCGTCTCACGTTCGACCGCCGTGGAAGAATTCCGATGCATGCAAGAATACTCGACGGAACATCACCCACTGTTGTTTTTCATTCGGGCGCGCATTACCAGGCCGCACATGCGGAATATGTTCCGGTCGATTTCGGGAATGATCCGATCACGCAGGTGATGAATTTTCTTTACAACCGGGAATTGCAATCGGTATTGGTGGAAGGGGGCGCGGCCCTGTTGAATAAATTTCTTGAAAAAAATTTGTGGGATGAAGCGCGCGTTTTTGTTTCGAAAAAAAATATCGGCAAAGGTGTGAAAGCACCGGCATTCAATAAGACTCCCGTTAAAGAGGAAATGGCCGGCCCTGATAAACTTTATTTTTATCAGAATAAGTGA
- a CDS encoding DUF4476 domain-containing protein → MKKVIILQVLAGSVTMPALANLNSMLSLTNYDNAKFVMYFDNAFFSTPSNTYNVTDIAPGRHHIRMLRNVTSSYGNCGMPQLLYDGFVNFPGNYSITAYASGIDQFNIVSSVPLVQLYDSDPGYTYGYGNAGGNGYDPYGNNSGYGYGNNNGNSSGYNGWNNYPGNYGMNQQQFDALKATVSAQSFDETKLTIAEQVVASNNISSAQAEELAKLFSFESTKLAFAEYAYGRTADRGNYYLVNNAFTFSSSIDELAAYINSYHG, encoded by the coding sequence ATGAAAAAGGTCATCATTCTACAAGTGCTCGCAGGATCTGTTACGATGCCGGCACTCGCAAATCTTAATTCCATGCTCAGCCTCACCAATTACGATAACGCGAAATTTGTAATGTATTTCGACAATGCTTTTTTTTCCACTCCATCAAACACTTATAATGTCACCGACATTGCGCCGGGCCGCCATCATATAAGAATGTTGCGCAATGTAACTTCTTCCTATGGAAATTGCGGAATGCCTCAATTGTTGTATGATGGATTTGTGAATTTCCCAGGAAATTATTCCATCACCGCATACGCTAGTGGCATCGACCAGTTCAATATTGTGAGCAGTGTTCCACTTGTACAGTTATATGATTCCGATCCCGGCTACACTTATGGTTATGGTAATGCAGGTGGAAACGGTTATGATCCTTATGGAAATAATTCAGGTTACGGATATGGAAATAACAATGGCAACTCATCAGGATACAATGGATGGAATAATTATCCGGGCAACTATGGAATGAATCAGCAGCAATTCGATGCACTGAAAGCAACCGTGAGTGCACAATCATTTGACGAAACAAAACTCACGATCGCTGAGCAGGTTGTTGCTTCGAATAATATTTCATCGGCCCAGGCGGAAGAGCTGGCAAAACTCTTCAGTTTCGAAAGTACAAAACTGGCATTTGCCGAATATGCTTACGGCAGAACGGCAGACCGTGGAAATTATTACCTCGTGAATAATGCGTTCACTTTCAGCTCCAGCATTGATGAATTAGCAGCATACATCAACAGTTATCACGGGTAG